ataacccacagagctgATGATCATCTATAGCTTCAGCGCGAGCACTCAAAAAGTAAGACaacattaatatgattgggactgtcttcTTCTTATACATGATATTATAATCGTATATAGGCTACTTGTAAAATaacgttgtgaattatttgggcttatttgctgtgtttcggtGTTTCAATGacgttacttcaagttcatctgtacgtgattttgtgcaaatagttgtaatattatttttattttgtattaatatctggattattttatataggatgtgttccgttgagttaattaactttcagtttatggtttttttttttattctcttcagcttcagcgtgcgcagctcaaacagcaatgattaagtcattaaaatgttttacgttacacagtaatattaaaactttaatatttcttttagaaaattaatgcattatttttaatacctagctcttatattgttctagtattattttcatcaacacatagtttgattaataataaggatcatgattttttttctcaaatcatctcattttgataacagtattattatttgagctacacgcgctgaatgaacaccGGTAAACTGAAGCGCTTTGCTAAGGTTAATTTACTCAACGGgacacatcctatatagggtaattcatatatatttatacaagatagacgtaaaattacaacttatatttgcacaaaatcatgcacgcatgtacttgaactaagtaatgtagtcagctggtgtcgtgaatttgttcatcctgtaacaacacgccgaaacacagcaactagaattcacaatattttcaaataaatcaaataaatttgtagttctgacgactgttgaaacggctaacagcaccacatatcccagatatattgtaaacttgttgtgaacttTCTGAGAGCattttgttggccttcctctggtagttgtagctgctgtcaccatagactttaacagggcgcgcagctgtgaccggtcccaaatatggcggcgggcatagcggaagtgacgtctttgaaacccatgtataGCCTCCAaaagggctgcacgatatatcgcacaatatgaaaaataacattgaacttgaACGCGATTATCGCTTAAACGCgattcttagtgcgattatgaaatcgcaaaggctgtgATAGTTTTTTTATGCGCGGCTTctcaatgaagtatggctccaaatgctaatccatctgaaagtaCTGAGAGTTTGAGTCGCTTaaaaagcaacacgcgtcaaacatctttTCAGACaggagaagcatttattaacatcttgtttaacaaaagacaacatttaataacatgtttttactccaaactcacttcataacgacagttgagcgtccttctgtaagatgatgtggcttctgacacagaataaggcagtcgtgtgtttattagtcatgtttaattaatcaaagcatttcaatcttctgattggttccGCGTGTTATCCTGCAGggcatattttgattttctgcgcaagagcgccctctggctttcagatggagaagcatttactactgatcacagagccgtaaaGCTCTGACAAGCCACGCATTAAATATTCGCAGCCTTTGCCATATCACGTGTTGCAATATTTGTTGCATtctgcaacaaatatttttaggaTTGCAAATATTTTAAGTCGTAAAGTGAGCAGGATGTAAGTGGGGCAGCCCGTCTCAGAGCCCTCCCTAGCTCTACAGCGCCCCACAAATTTCCAATGTAAATCTATGGTCCAAAATGGAACTGCAGCGCGCTCTCATAGAGAGCCATATTTCTGGTATGTGTCTGCATCAGGTCAGTAACTAGTTTGCATGTCTTTTCTTCCTATGTGGAGTTGCGTTTCAAATTAATGAAAGTATAAAACCCTTTAATTTAAACATACTCTTATGAATAGCTTTTATATACAGTagttctgttgtgtttgttttatgtttgcatACATAACTAGCAATATTCTAAAACAACATTCGGAAGCAATAAATACTacattaaaggtttagttcacccaaaaattaaaatgatgtcattaattactcaccctcatgttgttccataccagtaaggccttcgttcatctttggaacacaaattaagatattttgattaaatccgttggctcagtgaggcctgcattcaaagcaatgacatttcctctctcaagatccataaaagtactcaaaacatatttaaaacagttcatgtgagttcagtggttctaccttaatatttttgtgcgccaaaaaaaactccaaaataacgacttttccacaatatagtgatgggccaatttcaaaacactgcttcagagctttacgtatcgaattagtgattcagagcgccaaagtaacatgatttcagcagtttagacttttgataggagatccgaaacactgattcgattcgtaaagctccgaagcagtgttttgagatcggcccatcactatattgttgaaaagttgttgttttgtttttttggcgtcattttataatattaaggtagaaccactgaactcgcatgaactgttttaaatatgtttttagtacctttatggatcttgagagaggaaatgtcattgctgtgaatgcagacgtcactgagccatcggatttaatcaaaaatatcttcatttgtgttggCCTTaccggtgtagaacgacatgagggtgagacagaaatttcatttttgggtgaactaaccctttaaggcaatTCTAAGATGGCATTCTATGCATATGTCGTGTGAACTAAAGTCTGGCCCTTTCCCAAAGTTTACAAAATGGTTATCATAAACAAGCGCTAAGACCCAAAATCTGCCCTACCTAAATTTATGGCCAGGATCCACTACTGGGATAGGTTAGGCGTAGGCCACAAAGGATCCATCTGATGTATTCTTCATTTCAGATTTCACAGGGAAAGAAGGGTGTATTTGAAGCCGCTTTTGAATTACGTCAGCCTTTGTCACAGTGACACAATCAGCCATTAAATGCGGCCTTCAAAGGATGCAGCTATGAATTGGGACAGTCTTCGTTGCGCCGCTGTGATGCAAGTCGCCCTTCAAATGCaacctccggaggacgcagcccctgaattgggacacagctatgGTGTGGTTATAATTCAGGCTGCATCACAAGTCAGATTGTGGATCTTGTCTTTCATCATAGAATATTTCATCCAGCTCCTTCTACTTGAAGAGTGGGGTACATCACGTCTGCAGGGTCTGTGCAGAAAATGGTATACCGAATGAAGTCATTTTTCAGGCATATCAAATGACCATGGTTGTCCAGTCTTGCAAAATTTGGCTCCAACCCCAAATAAACACACCTgtaccagctaatcaaggtcttactaggcatacaagaaacttccaggcaggtgtgttgaggcaagttggagctaaactctgcagaacagTGTTTAGACAACCCTCAACAATTCAACAATTGGCAAAATATTATCAAAAGGCTTTTGAGGGTTTTATTTGAGCCAGGTTGGTGTGATGGTGACACAAGTTGCACTTGTGTGTTCAAAACCTCCAGACAAAAGacaactgaataaaacaaaacataggGTCTCTAAATaagtttttggtaacactttagtatagggagcatgtattcactattaactatgacttttccctcaataaactcctaatttactgcttattaatagttagtaaggtagttgttaagtttatgtattgggtaggattaagaacgtagaataaggtcatgcagaataaggcattaatatgtgcttaagttctaataaacagccaatattctagtaatatgcatagcattaatttaaatgcatttagcagatgcttttatccaatcCAACTAACATTGCATTGAACCTTGCTACTGCCATGCTCCACtgtttaaatggttagttcacccaaaaatgaaaattctgtcatttattacttaccctcatgccgttccacacccgtaagaccttcattaatcttcggaaaacaaattgaagatattttagttgaaatctgatagctccgtgaggcctccatagggagcaatgacatttcctctctcaagatccataaaggtactaaaaaaggtacttaaatcagttcatttgagtacagtggttcaatattaatattataaagtgacgagaatatttttggagcgccaaaaaaacaaaataaccacttacttagtgatggccgatttcaaaacactgcttcatgaagcatcggagcataaatgaatcagtgtgtcgaatcatgattcagattgcgcgtcaaactgccaacggctgaaatcatgtgactttggcgctccgaacagcagatttgacacactgattcatctgtgctccgatgcttcctgaagcagtgttttgaaatcagccatcactaaatatgtCGTTATTTAGgctttttttggcgctccaaaaatattctccaAAAATATAccattgtactcacatgaactgatttaaatatgtttttagtacctttatgaatcttgagagaggaagtgtccattgctccctatggaggcctcatggagctaacggatttcaactaaaatatcttaatttgtgttctgaagattaacgaaggtcttacgggtgtggaacggcatgagggtgagtaataaatgacagaattttcatttttgggtgaactaaccctttaactgagaAGAACATTGCAGTTTCCAAAAGTATTGTGTAAATGTAGTTGCTGAGTTGAGTCTAtgaccagcagatgtcctcagtgTGCTATGTTTGAGTCAAATAGTGACTCATTCTGGTGATTAGTTGGTGATTTGAAGTGTTTTAAAAGCTTAACTTCTCCTATAAtcagaggtgggtagagtatccaaaaactgtactcaagtaaaagtacaagtacttatagaaatatttactcaaagtaaaagtgaaagtaataatcctaatagttacttgagtaagagtaaaaaagtatccaataaaaatcttactcaagtagctcgtcactagttacttttattatatatatatacacacacacacacacacacacacaatagcatgttattatttaatgtttattatttaaatagatatttaatttattatcataattagatatctttgcaacaaacaaacatagaagagacaagcattatttctagcatctgtaacccGAATGTATCGTTACTATAATAACGTATACAGCtaacgttacattttaaagaagagagaaaactctTTACATGTGCTCGCGCACATATCTGaacttgacacaaacaatgatcaaatacacattgacggatcttcttcggtctgttctccaaaatgtaatcaaatgtatatttcagcaGGCGCGTGTAACTGCTTAAAATagtatatgtataaattaatgtataaattaagatatatgcccataaaaacggtaaagaaatatacttttgttatagtgacgtaataatctgtttggttgtaaaatgtcggctattggctgtatcatgaagtaaaatcaaatgaaatcgataGGCCTACCGGTGGAATTGTTCAAAGACAGCAGCTCAACTAGCTAATAAAGGTCTTCATCGCTGGCAAACAATTggatgcatttgcagatttgcttttaattgactgtAGGTCCACTTCACTTCACCCGCTCCGAGTGAGAAAACCGCTTCAAACGATTCAGCGCGTgcaggaactgaacaaatcattcaaactgattcgcgaatcaatttagacagctttaccaacttgtttgatcaagtctttgaacagaatcgactcaaaagagtgattcatttgtgaatggggcatcgttcatgaaaaaaagagacagcgcgcatggaataaactacgcatttcttaacatttacagtattgaattaaaataaagtaacgagaggaacgttgcccattgtagcgaagtaaaagtacagatttttcattacaaatgtactcaagttaaagtaaaagtacccacattttaatctactctaaaaagtacaaattttccaaaaaactactcaagtacatgtaacgaagtaaatgtacttcgttactacccacctctgcCTATAATCCTATACACTCTGTTAGCAGCAAAAGGAGGGGAGTGGTTGAACCCtcattcatctcaatggcagttCATTTGCTCAAACTCCAGCAGAACTCCTCCTACAACATTTGAAATCTGCCATCTTTGCTCAAGGCCAGTCACTTGATCATAATAACACTAAAGCCTCAGGAAAAGCtttttggaaaaacatgaggttttcatttttgggtgaactatccctgtaaCAGTTATTATGGCccaattatttaaatgaagtaaGGTAAGTCTATGTgatattgttgttgtttgctCTACTACGCAACGTCACCAtcatcaaaaaagaaaaggcCCATGTGTGATGGAGGTGCAGCCTGATGATGGGGGTCAATGCACTGAGCCAATGCACTTCGGGTGCGTTCACAcatgtcatgtttggttcgagtaaaacgaaccctggtgtgATTGCtttgttagtgcggttcatttgaacgtGTGAATGCTGCCATTCGAaacctggtgcgcaccaaacaagcgggccgagaccgctgaaaagatgggtgtCGGTCCACTTCTaaatgaactctggtgcggttcgaatgatatatgaacgcaacacagacctaagacatgtaaacgaaccaaaaacaggaagatgaaaccctaaaatggacagaatcctcacgcatatTTCACGTTTTTTCTCctcatagtcgcgagtttgcccatcacatgCATCAGACACGCGTCTCCTCAAAGCATTTCgtttgtgtgtgacggatggattcccgccactgttttcacttttttttacacattttataagctcttcacgagttcccagctggccaaaacaCCATCATATGCAGGCTTCACGCatacaacgagcgcatttacctcagcaaacagcattgttttggatgttcggtaagttccgtctcaaaataggcaatacgtcataaaatccaaCCAGTCAGGTTTTGACCGTATCCTATGCCTTTAGGTCcggtatcttttggtttggTGATAAAATTTGGTAAAATGGTTTGGTGATCTGAACGCTAATctaaccaggactaaatgtttgtttcttttttcttttttggtccgtatcaaatgaaccaaacaaacggaactacaagtgtgaacgcacccttcaTTAAAGAATCATTATTCATTATTGTTTCAAAGTCGACgctgacgaactagtggcgacgaaagcagactgcggggtctgtgtccaaagttgccctgatacaccaaaccgacgctaaacagccaacggccaagtagcacgtcagttctgcgcctgcgtgagattaAATGCCTTTCGGaaccagcaggcggcagtagctgaacagccaatcagaatgatcagatggccagAAGGAACAGtcgagctccgacgccgatccaacatttcgaatcggctgaaaaaaagcagacgaggattaacttcagccgacggtgcggaacacactgagaaaacttagtcggccgacgaagaaaaactgcccgatggccgaccgtcggcttggtgtgttcctgcctttagagGCACAattttcgccgctagaggtcgcttattcaaaacaaaggcgtagcttgatgacgccattgtttcacggaatcatgggatgtgttgtcttcacgtctacagccggtggaataGAATTGGGACGAGACtagggcagaaatcatattcatggatgagattattaacattactgtagtatgaagcagagcagggctgAGTACTGTGTGAGCagaaacgaggccgctggagcgattgctaatgagagacgagtgtGGCACACATCTtgagagcagcggaacttttattacgCCACAGTCGAGCACTTCTGCTTCTTTTGGTCAAGCGTATGTTgggtaaagcagcgctgttttatcatataagatacatttgagtgtttgaagacacttgttgcacactgcagtaagctagatcgatattagtcatggttacttgctgtaaatcaagaaaacaagatttaaacaataagacttactgtgttgagttATAACATGATcagttttctgttgatgaatgtatccatccaaacagttgctcacctgtctaataaaacacataatatattcaagcgtctttggtgtttccatggtttctacaaaaccATGTACCCGGGGGTGATGGAGTACACAGACTGTGAAatcataatattttacattttacatttaatagcAGCCAAATTTAggcaaagttcttttttttttaattccataTTAGCTTTTATTAGTTCTGTattctttaaatgtaaattgtctcaatttttatttaacttcaCTGGACACCTGATAATTTGTAGTTGGTCTGTTTTGTATTGACATTTAATGTAAGTATAAGGAGTAATACTTTATAATAATACCATATACTTGGAAATAATTTAACACAACTTAGGTCATGTTTTTCTATTTCATATACAGTGTTGCCAAGAactgggctacttttacactgttgccgtggGTTGAATCAACCCCCAAAAAatgtgatatttagcccctggaatgcaaattaTACCAGGGGAGCCCTGCCAAAAACGTGGATTTTACCCCCCGGAAAGCGATTTTTACCGTGGGTCCCCCCTGAAAAGTGATTGGGTTAgatttgggctagttttgaggatCAATTGgacgggttttgttgtgaaaacctggcaaccaaTGTAAAAATTTAACTTGTACATAGCAGAACAGCAGTTTCAGCTGCAGTGTTGCATTTCTTTATAAACTTGGCTTCTTTATAAATGTGGTCCAAACGCCCAGTTTTTTGGTCAACACCCTTGGTATTACATCTGAAATATTATTGGTGTATTTCTAATAGTTGAGTGAACACGCCTGCTATTATTTCAGTCCAGGTTCAGTCACATTCCCTAACATGTTGGGACTGGAATGCAAAATGATGCATTCGCTCACTTTCACAAGGCCGTTTCccgttttctctctctctctcgatcattcattttgtgtttatatcttgATGGTGTTACATGGCATGTGACGACTCTTATACCGTCCTCATCACCCCTCTCCAGAACAGCCTCTACAGCCCTGATGCTCTGCACTGCTTCCACTGGGTAAGAGACTGGGGGGAAAATGGTCCCCAGATGGGATGGGACAGTTCATAAGAGGGAGCAAATCATACAAAAGTTATAATGTTTgctttgattaatatttaactaaatattggttttacataatatttacttgcgtattttctgttttcatattTTCTTGCATGATTTCTATTAACCAATGCTAGTAATCTCAAATGGCCAAATATAAGCTGATTAATCAGCTTATCAATATCACAAACAATATATCCTCTAGTCTTGAGGCTTGATTCTGTCTAATGACAACTAAATGAATGTATTTCTTTCAGCTGAAGAGACGTAGAGCTCTGGAAAGACAAAAGGACGTTCTGTGGGCTGGACTGCAGGTTGTGGAACAAACACAGCTGTGGTACCAGAATCGCCTGCAGCTGAATTTACAAAGGCACGTTAGCTTTGGCATGGGAGACTTGGATGGGGAGGTATgtaccatcacaaaacacacctGAGTAAATCTGTCACATAAAAACAGAAGTATACACCTAGAGGCTTTAATTCAAAGCCTGCATATTTTTAAATCTCAACAGTCACtctggctttttttttaaaactcttttcccaccaaaaaaagtaaaaaaaaaaaaaaatcattttgttcAATTTGGGAGTGACTGTATTGCGTCAGGTGTCACTTtgctcacagctgattggtccaatttTGGTTTGAGATATTTTACCCAGAAAATAACCTGCCCTGGAGCAGGGAAGCTGGTTTAGCTGGATAGCCAGGTATGTTTCAGTTTAATTTGTGACAACCTTAGTTTTCACTATGGCAATGAACACTGCTAAAAGCAGAGCCACTTTCATGGTGCCCAAGCTAAACagaaatgtatttgaaacataACCGGCTATCCACCAGCTTCATGGTATAGGCCTGAGGTCTACTGTACATCCTTTCAAAGTGAGGATATGAGGAATGGAGGTGCAGTTTGTTCACTATGTTACAACCCAGACAGCAACAGAATGAAATCCGGCCCACATATGTTACATCTGGATTACATGTgggccagatgtgggccagatctgggccgacactatgttgctgtcagggaatATACTGTTGTTTACATGCATCTCAATGGTTCAGCCAATGAAACATtggctttttttatttgattttcatttttgatatttcTCTGTGTTGTGAAAGGTGTAAATGATGAACCTGTACCTTATAGGGAAGGTGGTCCTGCGCTCTACGGTCTTGTATGCAGCGTGTTAATGGGAGCCTGGGTAGTTTGATGAGCGACTCCTGTATGTGGAACAATCTGGCCCTAGAAGAGAGCGGAGGTTCC
Above is a genomic segment from Megalobrama amblycephala isolate DHTTF-2021 linkage group LG14, ASM1881202v1, whole genome shotgun sequence containing:
- the sapcd1 gene encoding suppressor APC domain-containing protein 1; its protein translation is MACDDSYTVLITPLQNSLYSPDALHCFHWLKRRRALERQKDVLWAGLQVVEQTQLWYQNRLQLNLQRHVSFGMGDLDGEGRWSCALRSCMQRVNGSLGSLMSDSCMWNNLALEESGGSDWDLRWSNATLVKEVNRRNQQISKLELEKAQLLQQLVSYRTSDPHKHPHIYNKGVSIKSNSEL